In Pantoea agglomerans, the genomic stretch CGTGCGCGGAAAGCAGCCGCGAAACTGCGGCGCAGACCGCAAAGCTCAGGAATCGAGCGCCCAGGCGGCAGGCCAGTGCGGCCGCAGCGCGGCGGGCATCTGTTCGAACAGCACACTCTGCGCCTCCTGCCAGGCCGCAAAGCGCTCAATCGCCTGGCGGATATCCCTGACGAATGCGGCGGTAACGCGCACCTCCGGCTCCAGCCAGAAATTCTTAATCACCAGCTGCCGCGCCTGACGCTGCATGCGGGCGTCCAGCCTGGCCTTGATCGCGCCGCGATGCAGCACCGGCAGGACGAAATAGCCGTACTTGCGCTTCGCCTCCGGCGTATAGCATTCGATGCGGTAGTCGAACTGGAACAGCTCCCGCGCGCGCCGCCGATCCCAGACCACAGGATCGAACGGCGACAGAATGGCGCTGTGCGTGGCGTTAAGCGGCGCGTCGAGCAGCGGCAGCAGATCGCAGTGCAGCCACATTTCGCCCAGTCCGGCTACCTCGACCGGTATAATCTCGCCCCCCTGGCGCGCCCTCTCCAGGTAAGGCTTCAGCGCCACCCGTTTGAGACGGTAGTAATCGGGCAGCCAGGCGGCGCGGAAAATACCGAGACTGCGCGCGCTGTTGCGCAGCATTTCCCACTGCGCGTCCGCTTCGCTGAGCGCGTGCAGCGCATCCTGCCACTCCGGCAGCACGCGCGAACGCAGATCGTAGACCCGCTGAAAATTGCGCCGCTCGCTGACCATCAGCTCGCCGGCGCTGAAGAGATTTTCCAGATGACGCTTGTGCGGCTTCCAGGCCCACCAGCCGGGTTTGTGACTGGCGCCGCTGGTGAAGTCGGCGGCGCGAACCGGCCCCCGCTCGGCAATATGCCGCAGCAGCTCGTCGATCTCCTGCTGATGCTCCTGCATCCACCGGGCGTTATATTTCCAGCCGAGGCGCTCAGGTTCGAGCATGCGGTGGCGCAGCAGCCGGAAATCTTCGCGCGGGATAAAGCAGGCTTCGTGCGCCCAGTACTCAAACAGTTCGCCCTGCGCCAGCGCCTCTTCCAGCCAGCGCGGCGGGTAGCTGCCGAGGCGGCTGAACAGCACCAGCCAGGGGCTACGGGCGACGACGTGAATAGTATCGATTTGCAGCAGCGACATGCGCCGCACCGTGGCGAGCAGATCCGGGTAGCGCGCGCGTTTCAATGGCGTGCGCAGCAGACCCTGCGCCGCCAGATGAAGATTTCTTGCCTGTTGAAGCGAAAGCGAAAGCGTGGTGTTCATTCCCTTCCTGCGTTCGGCGTGAGGTTAGCTGACGGCCCTGCCTGCGCGCTGCCGCGCCAGGCGCTCGATCTCATCCAGCAGCGGCGCGACGGCGCTGCCGCTTAGCTCGGCTTCCACCGGCAGATACCACCAGTTGGGCTGGGCGAAGCCGCGACACTTAACCGCGTCTTTTTCGGTCATCAGTAGTATCTGGCCCTCGGCCACCAGGGCGGCGAGTTCCTGCTGGCTGTAGGCGTGGTGGTCGGCGAAGGCGATTTCAGCGACCGGCGTGACGCCATGCTGTTTAAGGGTAGTGAAAAAGCGCGGCGGATGCCCTATGCCCGCCATGGCCACCACATTGTCCAGCGCGGACAGCGGCGCGCGCTGGTGGGTATGCAGATTAACCGCATCACCGGGCCGCAGCGACATCGCGATTTCGTCCGCCTCGGCGTGGCCGCCGTTAATAATCACGGCATCAACCTGGCGCAGGCGCGAAGCGCGCTCGCGCATCGGTCCGGCCGGCAGCCACCAGCCGTTGCCGAAGCGGCGAACGCCGTCGACCACGACAATCTCGCGATCGCGCTGCAGCGCGTAGTGCTGCAGGCCATCGTCGGTAATGATGAGATCGATATGCTGACTGGCGAGCAGCGCCTCCACTGCGGCGCGGCGCACCGGCGCGACCGCAACCGGCGCACCGGTGCGCTGGGCAATCAGCACCGGCTCGTCACCCGCCTGGGCGGTCGGCGTGTCGCCGTCGACCAGCAGCGGATAGCGTTCCGCTTTGCCGCCGTAGCCGCGCGAGACCACGCCTACGCTGAGGCCGCGACGCTGTAATGCCTGCACCAGCCAGATTGCGACCGGGGTCTTTCCATTGCCGCCGGCGGTGAGATTGCCGACCACCACTACCGGTACCGGCGCACGCCAGCTTTTACGCCAGCCGCGCTGATAGCTGAGGCGGATCAGAGAGGAGATGGCGCCGTAGATCAGGCTAAGCGGCCACAGCAGCAGCCACAGCGGCGAGCGTCCACTCCAGATGCGCTCGATCATTGCCCAAACTGCATCTTATGCAGCTGAGCATAGGCGCCCCGCTGAGCAAGCAGCTCGGCATGGGTGCCGCGCTCAACGATACGGCCATCTTCCACCACCACGATCTCATCAGCTTTTTCGATGGTCGACAGGCGGTGAGCGATAACCAACGAGGTGCGGTTTTTCTGCAGCTCGTCCAGCGCCGACTGGATCGCGCGCTCCGACTCGGTATCGAGCGCAGAGGTCGCCTCGTCCAGAATCAGAATCGGACAGTCGCGCAGCAGCGCGCGCGCAATGGCGATACGCTGACGCTGGCCACCGGAGAGCAGCACGCCGTTTTCACCGATTACCGTATCCAGCCCGTTATCCATCTTGTTGATGAAATCCATCGCGTGCGCCATGGTCGCGGCGCGCTCGATCTCGGCGCGGCTGTACTGCTCGCTGCGCGCATAGGCGATGTTGTTGGCGATGGTGTCGTTGAACAGATGAACATTCTGCGACACCAGCGCGACCTGATTACGCAGCGAACGCAGCGTGTATTCGCGCAGGTCGTGACCATCCAGCAGAATCTCCCCCTGCTGGATATCGTAAAAGCGCGTCAGCAGGCTGGCCAGCGTCGACTTGCCGGATCCGGAGCGCCCAACCAGCGCCACGGTTTTGCCTTCCGGCAGCGCCAGGTTGATGTCGCGCAGCGCCGGAATATCGCGGCCAGGATAGCTAAAGGTAACGTTGCGGAATTCGACGTCGCCTTTGGCGCGCTCAATTTCGCGCGTGCCGGTGTCAACTTCCTGCTCGCTGTCGAGAATAGAGAAGAGCGTCTGACAGGCTGCCATACCGCGCTGGAACTGCGCGTTGACGTTGGTCAGGGATTTCAGCGGGCGCATCAGCGCAATCATCGACGAGAAGACCACGGTGATGGTGCCTGCGGTCAGCGTATCCATCACGCTGGGGAAGCTGGCGGCATAGAGCACGAACGCCAGCGCCAGCGAGGCGATCAGCTGGATCACCGGATCGGAGATAGATGAGGCCGATACCAGCTTCATGCCCTGCTGACGCATGCGGTTGCTGACGCGGGCGAAACGCTCCGACTCCACTTCCTGACCGCCGAAAATCAGCACTTCTTTGTGCCCTTTCAGCATCTGCTCGGCGCTGGTAGTGACCTGCCCCATGGTGTTCTGCATGGTTTTGCTGATGCTGCGAAAACGCTTAGAGACCGAGCGAATCGCCAGAGAGACGATCGGCGCCAGAACAATCAGGATCAGCGACAGCTGCCAGCTGTAGTAGAACATCATAATAAACAGGCCGATA encodes the following:
- the msbA gene encoding lipid A ABC transporter ATP-binding protein/permease MsbA; amino-acid sequence: MHQDKDLSTWQTFRRLWPMIAPHKAGLCVAAVALILNAAGDTLMLSLLKPLLDDGFGKADKSVLIWMPLAVIGLMLIRGVTSYVSSYCISWVSGNVVMNMRRRLFSHMMGMPVSFFDQQSTGTLLSRITYDSEQVASSSSSALVTVVREGASIIGLFIMMFYYSWQLSLILIVLAPIVSLAIRSVSKRFRSISKTMQNTMGQVTTSAEQMLKGHKEVLIFGGQEVESERFARVSNRMRQQGMKLVSASSISDPVIQLIASLALAFVLYAASFPSVMDTLTAGTITVVFSSMIALMRPLKSLTNVNAQFQRGMAACQTLFSILDSEQEVDTGTREIERAKGDVEFRNVTFSYPGRDIPALRDINLALPEGKTVALVGRSGSGKSTLASLLTRFYDIQQGEILLDGHDLREYTLRSLRNQVALVSQNVHLFNDTIANNIAYARSEQYSRAEIERAATMAHAMDFINKMDNGLDTVIGENGVLLSGGQRQRIAIARALLRDCPILILDEATSALDTESERAIQSALDELQKNRTSLVIAHRLSTIEKADEIVVVEDGRIVERGTHAELLAQRGAYAQLHKMQFGQ
- the lpxK gene encoding tetraacyldisaccharide 4'-kinase gives rise to the protein MIERIWSGRSPLWLLLWPLSLIYGAISSLIRLSYQRGWRKSWRAPVPVVVVGNLTAGGNGKTPVAIWLVQALQRRGLSVGVVSRGYGGKAERYPLLVDGDTPTAQAGDEPVLIAQRTGAPVAVAPVRRAAVEALLASQHIDLIITDDGLQHYALQRDREIVVVDGVRRFGNGWWLPAGPMRERASRLRQVDAVIINGGHAEADEIAMSLRPGDAVNLHTHQRAPLSALDNVVAMAGIGHPPRFFTTLKQHGVTPVAEIAFADHHAYSQQELAALVAEGQILLMTEKDAVKCRGFAQPNWWYLPVEAELSGSAVAPLLDEIERLARQRAGRAVS
- a CDS encoding winged helix-turn-helix domain-containing protein — its product is MNTTLSLSLQQARNLHLAAQGLLRTPLKRARYPDLLATVRRMSLLQIDTIHVVARSPWLVLFSRLGSYPPRWLEEALAQGELFEYWAHEACFIPREDFRLLRHRMLEPERLGWKYNARWMQEHQQEIDELLRHIAERGPVRAADFTSGASHKPGWWAWKPHKRHLENLFSAGELMVSERRNFQRVYDLRSRVLPEWQDALHALSEADAQWEMLRNSARSLGIFRAAWLPDYYRLKRVALKPYLERARQGGEIIPVEVAGLGEMWLHCDLLPLLDAPLNATHSAILSPFDPVVWDRRRARELFQFDYRIECYTPEAKRKYGYFVLPVLHRGAIKARLDARMQRQARQLVIKNFWLEPEVRVTAAFVRDIRQAIERFAAWQEAQSVLFEQMPAALRPHWPAAWALDS